In one Poecilia reticulata strain Guanapo linkage group LG8, Guppy_female_1.0+MT, whole genome shotgun sequence genomic region, the following are encoded:
- the LOC103468868 gene encoding transcription factor Sox-8, whose translation MLKMTEEHEKSLNDQPCSPSGTNSSMSQDESDSDAPSSPTGSDGHGSLLSGLGKKLDSEDDERFPACIRDAVSQVLKGYDWSLVPMPVRGNGSLKNKPHVKRPMNAFMVWAQAARRKLADQYPHLHNAELSKTLGKLWRLLSESEKRPFVDEAERLRVQHKKDHPDYKYQPRRRKNVKPGQSDSDSGAELAHHMYKAEPGMGGLAGMPDGHHHPEHAGQPHGPPTPPTTPKTDLHHGVKQDLKHEGRRLXDSSRQNIDFSNVDINELSTDVISNMETFDVHEFDQYLPLNGPASGSAALSSDHSHGPVPVPGSSYASSYGSGVSSWSRKCGMSSTSPPAGEVGQHRLHIKTEQLSPSHYSEHSHGSPSHSDYSSYSSQACVTSSTSAASSAASFSSSQCDYTDLQSSNYYSPYSGYPSSLYQYPYFHSSRRPYSSPILNSLSMAPAHSPTAPSWDQPVYTTLSRP comes from the exons atgttaaaaatgacagAGGAGCACGAAAAGTCTCTCAACGACCAGCCGTGCAGTCCATCAGGGACAAACAGCTCCATGTCTCAGGACGAGTCCGACTCCGACGCGCCGTCCTCGCCAACGGGCTCCGACGGTCACGGATCCCTGCTCAGCGGTTTGGGAAAGAAGCTGGACTCCGAGGACGATGAGCGCTTCCCAGCCTGCATACGGGACGCGGTCTCGCAGGTCCTTAAGGGATACGACTGGTCCCTGGTCCCGATGCCAGTGCGAGGGAAYGGGTCTCTGAAGAACAAACCGCACGTCAAGAGACCCATGAATGCGTTCATGGTGTGGGCACAGGCGGCCCGCAGGAAGCTGGCGGATCAGTACCCACATCTGCACAATGCTGAGCTGAGCAAGACACTGGGAAAACTCTGGCG CCTGCTTTCTGAAAGTGAGAAGAGGCCTTTCGTAGACGAAGCAGAGCGACTGCGGGTTCAGCACAAAAAAGATCATCCAGACTACAAGTACCAGCCACGGCGACGGAAGAATGTGAAACCAGGCCAGAGCGACTCAGATTCAGGGGCAGAGTTGGCACATCACATGTACAAAGCTGAGCCAGGGATGGGGGGGCTGGCAGGAATGCCTGATGGACACCACCACCCTGAACACGCAG GGCAACCTCATGGACCACCTACACCACCCACCACCCCCAAAACAGACCTCCACCACGGAGTTAAGCAGGACCTGAAGCATGAAGGCCGCCGCCTCRCCGACAGCAGCAGGCAGAACATTGACTTCAGCAATGTGGACATCAACGAGCTGAGCACTGATGTCATCAGCAACATGGAGACCTTTGATGTGCATGAGTTTGACCAGTACCTCCCGCTGAACGGCCCCGCGTCRGGCTCCGCTGCCTTATCCTCAGATCACAGTCATGGGCCGGTTCCAGTCCCAGGCAGCTCCTAYGCTTCCTCGTACGGCAGTGGTGTTTCATCCTGGAGCCGAAAGTGCGGCATGTCCTCCACTTCTCCCCCCGCCGGCGAGGTCGGCCAGCACCGCCTCCACATAAAAACGGAGCAGCTGAGCCCCAGCCACTACAGTGAGCACTCCCATGGGTCRCCGTCGCACTCTGATTACAGCTCCTACAGCAGCCAAGCCTGCGTCACCTCGTCCACTTCGGCCGCCTCGAGTGCCGCGTCTTTCTCCAGCTCCCAGTGTGACTATACCGACCTGCAGAGCTCTAACTATTACAGTCCTTACTCTGGCTACCCCTCCAGCCTCTATCAGTACCCCTACTTCCACTCATCTAGGCGGCCCTACAGCAGCCCGATCCTGAATAGTCTATCCATGGCTCCGGCCCACAGCCCCACTGCCCCCAGTTGGGACCAGCCCGTCTACACCACTCTGTCTCGGCCTTAA